One stretch of Punica granatum isolate Tunisia-2019 chromosome 5, ASM765513v2, whole genome shotgun sequence DNA includes these proteins:
- the LOC116207129 gene encoding AT-hook motif nuclear-localized protein 20-like, giving the protein MANPWWTGQVGLPGVDTSTSSSPAKKPDLGISMKDNGGSGSGGGVEEEEREHSDEPKEGAIEVANRRPRGRPPGSKNKPKPPIFVTRDSPNALRSHVMEIANGTDVADSMAQFARRRQRGICVLSGSGMVTNVTLRQPTAPGSVMALHGRFEILSLTGAFLPGPAPPGSTGLTIYLAGGQGQVVGGSVVGPLVASGPVMVIAATFSNATYERLPLEEDEEAGNGQGQIGSGSPPGLGSGNAGQQQGGGLPDPSSMPVYNLPPNLLPNGGQLNHEAFGAWSHGRPPYG; this is encoded by the coding sequence ATGGCCAATCCTTGGTGGACAGGGCAGGTAGGGTTGCCTGGGGTTGACACCTCCACGAGCTCATCCCCAGCGAAAAAGCCAGATCTCGGCATCTCCATGAAGGACAATGGAGGCAGTGGAAGTGGTGGCGGGGtcgaagaggaagaaagagaACACAGCGACGAGCCTAAGGAAGGGGCCATCGAGGTGGCCAATCGTCGGCCAAGGGGCCGGCCACCGGGTTCGaagaacaagcccaagcccccGATCTTTGTCACCCGTGATAGCCCTAACGCCCTAAGGAGTCACGTCATGGAGATAGCCAATGGGACGGACGTTGCAGACAGCATGGCCCAATTTGCTCGGAGGCGACAGAGGGGCATCTGTGTGTTGAGCGGGAGTGGCATGGTGACAAACGTCACCCTCAGACAACCGACTGCGCCCGGATCGGTCATGGCCCTGCACGGCCGGTTCGAGATCCTCTCGTTGACCGGAGCTTTCCTGCCTGGTCCAGCCCCACCTGGATCAACAGGCCTGACGATATACCTGGCAGGAGGCCAAGGACAGGTAGTTGGTGGGAGTGTAGTGGGTCCACTAGTAGCCTCCGGGCCGGTCATGGTGATCGCTGCCACATTCTCGAACGCAACCTATGAGAGGTTGCCCCTAGAGGAAGATGAGGAAGCGGGTAATGGACAGGGCCAAATTGGTAGCGGGTCTCCGCCAGGACTAGGGAGCGGCAACGCAGGGCAGCAACAAGGTGGTGGGTTACCAGACCCATCATCGATGCCGGTCTATAATTTGCCGCCAAACTTGCTTCCTAATGGTGGGCAGCTGAACCATGAGGCCTTCGGTGCTTGGAGTCATGGAAGGCCTCCTTATGGCTAA